One segment of Coregonus clupeaformis isolate EN_2021a unplaced genomic scaffold, ASM2061545v1 scaf0739, whole genome shotgun sequence DNA contains the following:
- the LOC123485566 gene encoding ewing's tumor-associated antigen 1 homolog, whose translation MQQPKAKKKSPRPNGVDDLLKLAKLFDFNMFQQDEERVNNMHEQSLQLLSDSEDILDLDGNENQPPPLLSNVTPESPQSALKTNSMRNSKDQIPPDHEMEDDLDFLFDGPTQQISGNLSQNSLPQSLEVKTALTVSSKAIPGKYPDSIHGHTSTVSSSHPVKRSSTNNNFDDDWENDNLLDDSLVFEMTQNPDLFAAPNHCSTQRGSNETKHENNNPSAISENALQGSKETKPAVSKGQSETVKNRKTFTLEANPNVQAESILSEALPKAGHVSDTVKPAPHRNVQQNQPINKAQSMESSYQRSQQTQHQSNGIKTWPQVPLFQSTSISTSSSTSTSTNPYSTWPLQAENSSYQKPTENNMKGTGIKAPASHNVDDLDSLFASDSIWDDKDDDLLCQACDNLESQVQSMEDPVITRSHSLPSNQTESQKFLPVSAPLNSSRYNVNQTTETTQFKYPNISVYSQSAPGNGNTFTHSPHNNKVPVTVVSGSNRPSYNASAGNAIANSTYRQQNPAAGEGPYKSTRVKSTCVAGSTANQQGTGSGARPSSFPSPVNVTETSTQFTFKRQSGCASNPVITVTNKAFASTAAAGKCSVVEIELKKQQAMERRRQRMQTAHNLRTPT comes from the exons ATGCAGCAGCCCAAGGCCAAGAAGAAATCCCCAAG GCCAAATGGAGTGGACGACCTTTTAAAGTTGGCGAAACTGTTTGATTTCAACATGTTTCAGCAAGATGAAGAACGAGTCAATAATATGCACGAGCAGAGTTTGCAGCTTCTGTCAGACTCGGAGGACATATTGGATTTAGATGGCAACGAGAACCAGCCTCCGCCCTTACTgagtaatgtcacacctgaaAGCCCACAGTCCGCCCTTAAAACAAACAGCATGAGAAACTCCAAAGACCAGATACCTCCTGACCATGAGATGGAAGATGATTTGGATTTTTTATTTGATGGACCAACTCAACAAATAAGTGGTAACTTAAGTCAGAATTCATTGCCTCAGTCCTTGGAGGTGAAAACTGCTCTCACTGTGTCCTCCAAAGCCATTCCTGGAAAATATCCTGATTCCATACATGGCCACACATCGACCGTCTCCTCATCACATCCTGTCAAAAGAAGCTCCACAAATAATAACTTTGACGATGACTGGGAAAATGACAATTTGCTGGATGACTCGCTGGTTTTTGAGATGACCCAAAACCCAGACCTCTTTGCCGCTCCTAATCATTGTTCGACCCAAAGAGGGTCGAATGAAACAAAACATGAAAACAACAACCCCTCAGCCATTTCCGAAAATGCTCTTCAAGGAAGTAAAGAGACAAAACCAGCTGTGTCTAAAGGACAGAGTGAAACTGTGAAAAACAGAAAAACTTTCACGCTTGAAGCAAATCCTAATGTACAAGCGGAAAGTATCCTCTCAGAGGCATTACCAAAAGCAGGGCATGTCTCCGACACTGTCAAACCAGCACCACATAGGAACGTACAGCAAAACCAACCAATCAACAAAGCTCAGTCTATGGAGTCCAGTTACCAACGTAGCCAGCAAACGCAGCACCAGTCTAATGGAATAAAGACTTGGCCGCAGGTGCCTCTTTTTCAAAGTACATCGATCTCAACCAGCTCAAGCACATCAACCTCCACCAACCCTTATTCAACGTGGCCCCTTCAGGCTGAGAATAGCTCTTACCAAAAGCCCACAGAGAACAATATGAAGGGAACCGGTATCAAGGCCCCAGCTAGCCACAACGTCGACGACTTGGACTCTCTCTTCGCTTCTGACTCCATCTGGGATGACAAAGACGATGACCTATTGTGCCAAGCATGTGATAACCTGGAAAGCCAGGTACAGAGCATGGAGGACCCTGTTATCACACGCTCCCATTCCCTGCCCAGTAATCAGACAGAAAGCCAgaagtttctccctgtctctgcacCTTTGAATAGCAGCAGATACAATGTAAATCAAACGACCGAGACCACACAATTCAAATATCCCAACATTTCAGTTTATTCACAATCGGCCCCTGGGAACGGTAACACTTTCACCCACTCTCCCCATAACAACAAAGTACCTGTTACTGTGGTCTCTGGTTCTAACAGACCGAGTTACAATGCTTCAGCTGGAAATGCTATCGCTAACTCCACGTATAGGCAACAGAACCCTGCAGCAGGAGAAGGGCCATACAAAAGTACTCGGGTCAAAAGCACTTGTGTAGCTGGGAGCACAGCTAATCAACAAGGCACTGGGAGTGGAGCGCGGCCGTCGTCATTCCCGTCACCTGTAAATGTGACTGAAACCTCCACTCAGTTCACCTTTAAGAGACAGTCTGGCTGCGCGTCCAACCCTGTCATCACTGTGACCAACAAAG CTTTCGCTTCGACCGCAGCAGCTGGGAAATGTTCTGTGGTGGAGATTGAACTGAAGAAACAGCAGGCCATGGAGAGGAGACGGCAACGGATGCAGACTGCCCACAACCTAAGGACTCCAACCTGA